Proteins found in one Triticum aestivum cultivar Chinese Spring chromosome 4D, IWGSC CS RefSeq v2.1, whole genome shotgun sequence genomic segment:
- the LOC123100667 gene encoding cortical cell-delineating protein-like yields the protein MAPLTKLFLLLLGLNLMVTAVHGGCGPHCPTPTPPPPPSTNGGTCPIDTLKLGVCATVLNLVKLGLGVPPNERCCPLLAGLADLDAAVCLCTAIRAKVLGVINLNVPVDLVLLLNQCHKTCPPGFTCPL from the coding sequence ATGGCGCCATTGACCAAGCTCTTCCTCCTACTCCTGGGCCTAAACTTGATGGTCACCGCTGTGCATGGTGGCTGCGGACCCCACTGCCCGACCCCGACCCCACCACCACCTCCATCGACCAACGGCGGCACGTGCCCGATCGACACGCTGAAGCTGGGCGTGTGTGCCACCGTGCTGAACCTGGTGAAGCTCGGGCTCGGCGTGCCGCCCAACGAGCGGTGCTGCCCGCTGCTGGCCGGTCTGGCCGACCTTGACGCCGCTGTGTGCCTCTGCACCGCCATCAGGGCCAAGGTCCTCGGCGTCATCAACCTTAACGTCCCCGTCGACCTCGTCCTCCTACTCAACCAGTGCCACAAGACCTGCCCGCCCGGCTTCACCTGCCCGCTCTGA
- the LOC123097190 gene encoding cortical cell-delineating protein-like: MTLKISNGPVQGRLFLALNLVLVAATHGCGSYCGNTPAVPMPAPPIAVPPPVVPVPTPPTTGSSSGTCSINTLKLKACGNVLNLLKLNLGVPTSEDCCPLLGGLADLDAAVCLYTAIKANVLGIKLNVPVDLVLLLNQCGKTCPADFTCPS; this comes from the exons ATGACCCTCAAGATCAG CAATGGCCCCGTCCAAGGTCGCCTCTTCCTCGCCCTGAACCTGGTCCTCGTGGCAGCCACGCATGGCTGCGGGTCGTACTGCGGCAACACACCGGCCGTCCCAATGCCAGCCCCGCCGATCGCCGTGCCCCCGCCGGTCGTCCCGGTCCCGACCCCTCCGACGACCGGAAGCAGCAGCGGCACCTGCTCGATCAATACACTGAAGCTGAAGGCGTGCGGCAACGTACTCAACCTGCTAAAGCTCAACCTCGGCGTGCCGACGAGCGAGGACTGCTGCCCACTGCTCGGCGGGCTCGCCGACCTCGACGCCGCAGTGTGCCTCTACACCGCCATCAAGGCCAACGTTCTCGGCATCAAGCTCAACGTCCCCGTCGACCTCGTGCTCCTCCTCAACCAGTGCGGCAAGACCTGCCCCGCTGACTTCACCTGCCCCAGCTGA